One window of the Populus nigra chromosome 4, ddPopNigr1.1, whole genome shotgun sequence genome contains the following:
- the LOC133691808 gene encoding protein CUP-SHAPED COTYLEDON 2-like, with protein MGLRDIGATLPPGFRFYPNDEELVCHYLYKKITNEEVLKGTLVEIDLHTCEPWQLPEVAKLNATEWYFFSFRDRKYATGFRTNRATTSGYWKATGKDRTVLDPTTREVVGMRKTLVFYKNRAPNGIKTGWIMHEFRLETPHMPPKEDWVLCRVFHKSKAEDSTRFMFESTTDSGSTVNLTASPFTADHQTLARGYQQMISLSSTPPHQDQTSLLNLLQLSQDRNSKYPMDTDISSKAVDEYGFLWDDMNLEENSLGDGVVASNLEDMRFEIDHNSMDVFL; from the exons ATGGGACTAAGAGACATTGGAGCAACTCTGCCTCCCGGGTTTAGGTTTTATCCTAATGATGAAGAGCTTGTCTGCCATTACCTCTACAAAAAGATCACAAATGAAGAAGTCTTGAAGGGAACTCTGGTAGAAATTGACTTGCATACTTGCGAGCCATGGCAACTTCCTG AGGTGGCGAAGCTCAACGCAACGGAGTGGTATTTCTTCAGCTTTCGTGACCGGAAATATGCCACCGGATTCCGAACCAATCGGGCTACAACATCTGGATACTGGAAAGCTACAGGGAAGGATCGTACTGTTCTGGACCCCACAACCCGTGAGGTTGTGGGGATGAGAAAGACCTTGGTGTTCTACAAGAACAGGGCTCCCAATGGGATCAAAACTGGTTGGATCATGCACGAGTTTCGTCTCGAGACCCCACATATGCCCCCCAAG GAGGACTGGGTCCTATGCAGGGTGTTTCACAAAAGCAAAGCAGAAGACAGCACAAGATTCATGTTCGAGTCCACAACTGATAGTGGGAGCACTGTGAATTTAACAGCATCACCTTTCACAGCTGATCACCAAACTCTGGCTCGTGGGTACCAGCAAATGATATCATTATCATCAACCCCGCCCCATCAAGACCAAACCTCTTTGCTAAACCTTCTGCAGCTATCACAGGACAGGAATTCTAAGTACCCCATGGATACTGACATCAGCTCCAAGGCGGTTGATGAGTATGGCTTCTTATGGGATGACATGAACTTGGAAGAAAATAGCTTGGGAGATGGGGTAGTGGCTTCAAATTTGGAAGATATGAGATTTGAGATTGATCATAACAGTATGGACGTCTTCCTATGA
- the LOC133692092 gene encoding putative lysine-specific demethylase JMJ16 isoform X1, with the protein MRTKRSRSDLRNENAEKLSVPPGFASLTSFRLKKVETSVQNGDSTPSTSVSKGKTVQMDDTTDTIDVATLKRFFQHRPSILHGQKNQNLVESNFEQVDMDLPSETSLPKGVAYGCADCSNCLKVTASWRPEDARKDVLEEVPVFHPTEEEFRDTLKYIASVHSRAEGYGICRIIPPPSWNPPCLIKEKNVWETAPFMTHIQRIDGLQDEHIKSKIVSCKRNSVTMDKDREVGEGYSVNCDEVGFSNTDGFASEPDPKFTLESFKKCADDFKSQYFRSSKDVFANMDSDGCSKQWKPSVENIEGEYRRIIENPTEEMEVLYGSNLDTGVFGSGFPTKSSISNTDEYLESGWNLNNTPRLAGSLLSFESNKTCGVLVPRLNIGMCFSTFCWKVEEHHLYSLCYMHLGDPKIWYGVPGRYAVKLKAAMKKYLPDVLAEDLTLHDRVIAKLSTSALKSEGIPVYRCIQNPREFVLVLPGAYYSGFDSGFNCSEVVNVALLEWLPHGQLAVEVYSEQGRKTSISHDKLLLGAAKEAVRAQWEVSLLRKSTLDNLRWKDASGKDGILAKALKTRMKMEDNRRKYLCTPSQSEKMDTKFDAVSKRECSICFYDLHLSAVRCSCSMDRYSCLNHAKQLCSCAWSEKIFVFRYEISKLNILIEALEGKLSAVYRWAREELKLSLYSYISKDDSQAPNHICSPEFHSEESKEKKHQSQRVATPYGNERSAVSSIKEEVKARMLHLRSLNEQMEKENSKVSTFVTGEQKPRESPKVSAFVTSEAVDDASLLLKCEVSSDSTSSSSSSELGECEIGM; encoded by the exons ATGAGGACAAAGCGCTCAAGAAGTGATCTCAGAAATGAAAATGCAGAAAAACTTTCTGTCCCGCCAGGTTTTGCATCTCTGACATCCTTTAGGTTGAAGAAGGTAGAAACTAGTGTACAAAATGGTGATTCCACACCATCTACCAGTGTGTCCAAAGGAAAGACAGTCCAGATGGATGACACGACTGACACGATTGATGTTGCAACATTAAAGAGATTTTTTCAGCATCGGCCAAGCATTCTGCATGGCCAGAAAAATCAGAACCTAGTGGAATCAAACTTTGAACAAGTTGACATG GATCTTCCTTCTGAAACCTCCCTTCCAAAAGGGGTTGCCTATGGATGTGCAGATTGCAGTAATTGTCTAAAG GTAACGGCAAGCTGGCGTCCTGAGGATGCAAGAAAAGATGTCCTTGAAGAGGTTCCTGTTTTCCACCCAACGGAAGAG GAATTCAGAGATACACTGAAGTATATTGCAAGTGTACATTCAAGAGCAGAGGGATATGGAATTTGCCGGATCATACCTCCTCCTTCGTGGAACCCACCCTGCCTTATTAAGGAAAAGAATGTCTGGGAAACTGCTCCATTTATGACGCATATTCAACGGATAGATGGGCTTCAAGATGAGCATATAAAGAGTAAAATTGTAAGCTGTAAGAGAAATAGTGTTACAATGGATAAAGATCGTGAAGTTGGTGAAGGATACAGCGTGAATTGTGATGAAGTTGGATTCTCTAACACTGATGGCTTTGCATCTGAACCTGATCCAAAATTTACTCTTGAATCTTTCAAGAAATGTGCTGATGATTTCAAAAGCCAGTATTTTCGCTCTAGTAAGGATGTGTTTGCAAATATGGATTCAGATGGGTGTTCAAAGCAATGGAAACCATCAGTGGAGAATATTGAGGGTGAGTATAGACGAATTATTGAGAATCCTACTGAAGAAATGGAG GTGCTTTATGGTAGCAACCTGGACACTGGAGTTTTTGGCAGTGGATTCCCCACCAAATCCAGTATTTCAAATACAGATGAATATCTGGAATCGGGCTGGAACCTAAATAATACACCTAGGCTTGCAggctctcttctttcttttgaaagCAACAAAACTTGTGGTGTCTTGGTGCCTCGACTGAACATTGGAATGTGCTTCTCAACATTTTGTTGG AAAGTTGAAGAGCACCACTTGTACTCACTCTGTTACATGCACCTGGGTGACCCCAAAATATGGTATGGTGTCCCAGGTAGATATGCTGTTAAGCTTAAAGCTGCTATGAAGAAGTATCTGCCAGATGTGTTAGCAGAAGATCTTACATTGCATGATAGGGTG ATTGCCAAACTATCCACTTCTGCATTGAAGTCTGAAGGTATACCTGTTTATCGTTGCATTCAGAATCCACGAGAGTTTGTTCTTGTCCTTCCAGGAGCATATTATTCAGGATTTGATAGTGGCTTTAATTGTTCTGAGGTAGTAAATGTTGCTTTACTTGAGTGGTTGCCACATGGGCAGCTTGCAGTAGAAGTCTACTCTGAACAGGGGAGGAAGACGTCAATTTCCCATGACAAGCTGTTGTTGGGTGCAGCTAAGGAAGCTGTGAGGGCACAGTGGGAAGTTTCACTCTTGAGGAAGAGCACCTTAGATAATTTAAGATGGAAAGATGCCTCTGGAAAGGATGGGATCTTAGCAAAAGCGCTCAAG ACACGAATGAAGATGGAAGACAATAGAAGGAAATATCTGTGCACCCCTTCTCAGTCAGAGAAGATGGACACCAAATTCGATGCTGTCAGCAAAAGGGAATGCAGCATATGCTTCTATGATTTACACCTTTCTGCAGTACGCTGTTCATGCTCCATGGACAGATACTCTTGTCTGAATCATGCAAAACAGCTATGTTCCTGTGCTTGGAGTGAAAAGATCTTTGTATTCCGATATGAAATCAGCAAGCTGAATATACTTATTGAAGCCTTGGAAGGGAAATTAAGCGCAGTCTACAGGTGGGCTAGAGAAGAGCTTAAACTGTCATTGTACTCGTATATCTCCAAAGATGATTCACAAGCACCCAACCATATCTGTAGCCCAGAATTTCACTCAGAAgaatcaaaagagaaaaaacatcaaTCACAACGTGTTGCAACGCCTTATGGCAATGAGAGGAGTGCTGTTTCTAGCATAAAGGAAGAAGTGAAGGCACGAATGCTCCATCTAAGATCCTTGAATGAACAAATGGAAAAGGAGAACTCAAAAGTGTCTACATTTGTTACAGGGGAACAAAAGCCAAGGGAGAGCCCAAAAGTGTCTGCATTTGTTACAAGTGAAGCTGTGGATGATGCTTCTTTATTATTGAAATGTGAAGTTTCATCTGATAGTACAAGCTCATCTAGCTCCTCGGAGTTGGGGGAATGTGAAATTGGCATGTAG
- the LOC133692092 gene encoding putative lysine-specific demethylase JMJ16 isoform X2: MRTKRSRSDLRNENAEKLSVPPGFASLTSFRLKKVETSVQNGDSTPSTSVSKGKTVQMDDTTDTIDVATLKRFFQHRPSILHGQKNQNLVESNFEQVDMDLPSETSLPKGVAYGCADCSNCLKVTASWRPEDARKDVLEEVPVFHPTEEEFRDTLKYIASVHSRAEGYGICRIIPPPSWNPPCLIKEKNVWETAPFMTHIQRIDGLQDEHIKSKIVSCKRNSVTMDKDREVGEGYSVNCDEVGFSNTDGFASEPDPKFTLESFKKCADDFKSQYFRSSKDVFANMDSDGCSKQWKPSVENIEGEYRRIIENPTEEMEVLYGSNLDTGVFGSGFPTKSSISNTDEYLESGWNLNNTPRLAGSLLSFESNKTCGVLVPRLNIGMCFSTFCWKVEEHHLYSLCYMHLGDPKIWYGVPGRYAVKLKAAMKKYLPDVLAEDLTLHDRVIAKLSTSALKSEVNVALLEWLPHGQLAVEVYSEQGRKTSISHDKLLLGAAKEAVRAQWEVSLLRKSTLDNLRWKDASGKDGILAKALKTRMKMEDNRRKYLCTPSQSEKMDTKFDAVSKRECSICFYDLHLSAVRCSCSMDRYSCLNHAKQLCSCAWSEKIFVFRYEISKLNILIEALEGKLSAVYRWAREELKLSLYSYISKDDSQAPNHICSPEFHSEESKEKKHQSQRVATPYGNERSAVSSIKEEVKARMLHLRSLNEQMEKENSKVSTFVTGEQKPRESPKVSAFVTSEAVDDASLLLKCEVSSDSTSSSSSSELGECEIGM, encoded by the exons ATGAGGACAAAGCGCTCAAGAAGTGATCTCAGAAATGAAAATGCAGAAAAACTTTCTGTCCCGCCAGGTTTTGCATCTCTGACATCCTTTAGGTTGAAGAAGGTAGAAACTAGTGTACAAAATGGTGATTCCACACCATCTACCAGTGTGTCCAAAGGAAAGACAGTCCAGATGGATGACACGACTGACACGATTGATGTTGCAACATTAAAGAGATTTTTTCAGCATCGGCCAAGCATTCTGCATGGCCAGAAAAATCAGAACCTAGTGGAATCAAACTTTGAACAAGTTGACATG GATCTTCCTTCTGAAACCTCCCTTCCAAAAGGGGTTGCCTATGGATGTGCAGATTGCAGTAATTGTCTAAAG GTAACGGCAAGCTGGCGTCCTGAGGATGCAAGAAAAGATGTCCTTGAAGAGGTTCCTGTTTTCCACCCAACGGAAGAG GAATTCAGAGATACACTGAAGTATATTGCAAGTGTACATTCAAGAGCAGAGGGATATGGAATTTGCCGGATCATACCTCCTCCTTCGTGGAACCCACCCTGCCTTATTAAGGAAAAGAATGTCTGGGAAACTGCTCCATTTATGACGCATATTCAACGGATAGATGGGCTTCAAGATGAGCATATAAAGAGTAAAATTGTAAGCTGTAAGAGAAATAGTGTTACAATGGATAAAGATCGTGAAGTTGGTGAAGGATACAGCGTGAATTGTGATGAAGTTGGATTCTCTAACACTGATGGCTTTGCATCTGAACCTGATCCAAAATTTACTCTTGAATCTTTCAAGAAATGTGCTGATGATTTCAAAAGCCAGTATTTTCGCTCTAGTAAGGATGTGTTTGCAAATATGGATTCAGATGGGTGTTCAAAGCAATGGAAACCATCAGTGGAGAATATTGAGGGTGAGTATAGACGAATTATTGAGAATCCTACTGAAGAAATGGAG GTGCTTTATGGTAGCAACCTGGACACTGGAGTTTTTGGCAGTGGATTCCCCACCAAATCCAGTATTTCAAATACAGATGAATATCTGGAATCGGGCTGGAACCTAAATAATACACCTAGGCTTGCAggctctcttctttcttttgaaagCAACAAAACTTGTGGTGTCTTGGTGCCTCGACTGAACATTGGAATGTGCTTCTCAACATTTTGTTGG AAAGTTGAAGAGCACCACTTGTACTCACTCTGTTACATGCACCTGGGTGACCCCAAAATATGGTATGGTGTCCCAGGTAGATATGCTGTTAAGCTTAAAGCTGCTATGAAGAAGTATCTGCCAGATGTGTTAGCAGAAGATCTTACATTGCATGATAGGGTG ATTGCCAAACTATCCACTTCTGCATTGAAGTCTGAAG TAAATGTTGCTTTACTTGAGTGGTTGCCACATGGGCAGCTTGCAGTAGAAGTCTACTCTGAACAGGGGAGGAAGACGTCAATTTCCCATGACAAGCTGTTGTTGGGTGCAGCTAAGGAAGCTGTGAGGGCACAGTGGGAAGTTTCACTCTTGAGGAAGAGCACCTTAGATAATTTAAGATGGAAAGATGCCTCTGGAAAGGATGGGATCTTAGCAAAAGCGCTCAAG ACACGAATGAAGATGGAAGACAATAGAAGGAAATATCTGTGCACCCCTTCTCAGTCAGAGAAGATGGACACCAAATTCGATGCTGTCAGCAAAAGGGAATGCAGCATATGCTTCTATGATTTACACCTTTCTGCAGTACGCTGTTCATGCTCCATGGACAGATACTCTTGTCTGAATCATGCAAAACAGCTATGTTCCTGTGCTTGGAGTGAAAAGATCTTTGTATTCCGATATGAAATCAGCAAGCTGAATATACTTATTGAAGCCTTGGAAGGGAAATTAAGCGCAGTCTACAGGTGGGCTAGAGAAGAGCTTAAACTGTCATTGTACTCGTATATCTCCAAAGATGATTCACAAGCACCCAACCATATCTGTAGCCCAGAATTTCACTCAGAAgaatcaaaagagaaaaaacatcaaTCACAACGTGTTGCAACGCCTTATGGCAATGAGAGGAGTGCTGTTTCTAGCATAAAGGAAGAAGTGAAGGCACGAATGCTCCATCTAAGATCCTTGAATGAACAAATGGAAAAGGAGAACTCAAAAGTGTCTACATTTGTTACAGGGGAACAAAAGCCAAGGGAGAGCCCAAAAGTGTCTGCATTTGTTACAAGTGAAGCTGTGGATGATGCTTCTTTATTATTGAAATGTGAAGTTTCATCTGATAGTACAAGCTCATCTAGCTCCTCGGAGTTGGGGGAATGTGAAATTGGCATGTAG
- the LOC133691206 gene encoding probable arabinose 5-phosphate isomerase: MGSLPPSMDLPSPNAKSQQIDQTTLLNLFKSQQNHLNYFFQNLDLSQTLTFTQTLLHCNGTIFFSGVGKSGFVANKISQTLISLGIRAGFLSPLDALHGDIGALSASDILVLFSKSGNTEELLRLVPCAKAKGAYLVSVTSVEGNALTAVCDLNVRLPLERELCPFDLAPVTSTAIQMVFGDTVAIALMGARNLSKEEYAANHPAGRIGKSLIFKVKDVMKKQNELPICKEGDLIMDQLVELTSKGCGCLLVIDDGHHLIGTFTDGDLRRTLKASGEAIFKLTVGEMCNRNPRTIGPDAMAVEAMKKMESPPSPVQFLPVIKDDNILIGIVTLHGLVSAGL, from the exons ATGGGCTCACTCCCACCATCTATGGACCTTCCCTCACCGAATGCCAAATCCCAACAAATTGACCAAACCACCCTTCTCAACCTCTTCAAATCCCAACAAAACCACCTCAACTATTTCTTCCAAAACCTCGATCTCTCTCAAACATTAACCTTCACCCAAACACTCCTCCACTGTAACGGCACTATTTTCTTCTCTGGCGTCGGCAAATCCGGTTTCGTCGCCAATAAAATCTCCCAAACCCTAATCTCCCTTGGCATTCGCGCCGGCTTTCTCTCCCCTCTCGACGCCCTCCATGGCGACATCGGCGCCCTCTCCGCCTCCGACATCCTCGTCCTATTCAGCAAATCCGGGAACACTGAGGAGTTGCTCCGTCTGGTTCCGTGCGCCAAGGCGAAAGGTGCGTATCTGGTGTCGGTGACGTCCGTTGAAGGCAATGCTCTCACGGCGGTTTGCGATTTGAATGTGCGTTTGCCTTTGGAGAGGGAATTGTGTCCGTTTGATTTGGCTCCTGTGACCTCCACTGCGATCCAGATGGTTTTTGGGGATACCGTCGCGATTGCGTTGATGGGAGCCAGGAATTTGAGTAAGGAAGAGTATGCGGCTAATCATCCTGCTGGAAGGATCGGCAAGAGCTTGATTTTCAAg GTAAAGGATGTGATGAAGAAGCAAAATGAGCTACCAATCTGTAAGGAAGGAGATTTGATAATGGATCAGTTAGTTGAGCTGACGAGTAAAGGATGTGGGTGCCTGCTTGTTATAGATGATGGGCATCACCTGATCGGAACGTTTACAGATGGTGATCTACGGCGTACTCTCAAGGCTAGTGGGGAAGCCATCTTTAAGCTTACAGTGGGAGAAATGTGCAACAG GAACCCAAGAACAATTGGTCCTGATGCAATGGCAGTGGAAGCCATGAAGAAGATGGAATCACCACCATCCCCTGTACAATTTTTGCCTGTTATTAAGGATGATAATATCCTGATTGGTATCGTTACCCTCCATGGATTAGTTTCAGCTGGGCTTTGA